AAATGAAAAAAAGCACGCAGAAAAAATGGACTGTCTGGGCAATCGGACTTTATCTGCTCGTAATCGTTTTTGCTTTTATCCTCTCGTTAAAAACACCGATTCTATTCGCCAGATATTTGTTTACCATTACCGGCTTGTTCATCTTTGCTCTCAGTTACATCATCGCCAAAGAAGAAAAGAAATCGATCGTGATCCTCTTCGCCGCAATCATGCTTGCCTTATCCGTCTACAACAACATTGCTTTAATCAAAGCAAATTATGCTGAAAGCAATCTGAAACAAATAGACTATTTGGCAGAAGAGATTCAACCGAATGATATCATTGTCTATTCAAATATTGGCATCGGCTCCGTGATAGCAACCCATTTTACAGAGAATAAGCAGTATTTTTACAATGCAGAGAATTGGGACGCAGCGGCCGCTTTTCAAGCGTATGCTCCGCAAATGACAACCGTTGCAGACTTATCCTTCCTGAATAATTATACAGGAAGGATCTGGCTGATCGACTCTGAGAATTTCGATTTCTACAATCGTGCTTTTAAAGATAACGGTTATTCATTCAAGAGCAGTGAAATCTTCTTTACTGCCTATCAAAATTATCGCTATAATATGGTCTTAATCGAAAAATAGAACCCGACACCCTATTTGCCAGTCAGTGTAATCCGGCTTGCCTTGCAAGCTGATCTCTTCAGCTTGCAAGGCATCCTCAGATCGTTATTTTTTCCGGAAAATTATCAATTTACTTGCGGCATAATTCAAAATCACAACAAGTATATTTGAAATTAGCTTCCATATTGTGGCGTTCATCCGCAGAACATCAACAGCCGCATACATAATAACAACATCCAGGATCCCCGTCAGAATGCGGGCGGCAAAAAATGTGGAAATTTCATGTTTCAAAGTAAACCCATCAACTGCTTTGCTGTTAAAAACCCATAATTTATTGGTCAGATAAGCAAAGATAACCGCAAAAATCCATGCAATGGCAGTTGAGAAAATATTTGGAATTGTAAAAATAGTATATAATATATGGTAGATAATAAGATTAATAAAAGTAGTAATAATTCCAAAAAACAGATAGAATATGAGAGTTTTATATTTATTAATGAACTTTTTAATATCGTAATTCATTATTTTTGTTCCTTCACAATATAGATCGGTCTGCTCTTTGTTTCCATATAGGTCTTGCTGAGATATTGCCCCAGTATGCCAATACAAAAAAGCTGAACACCGCCCAGGAACAAGATAATGCAAACCAAGGCCGGAAAACCCGCAACCGGGTCGCCAAAAACAATTGTTTTCAGAAAGAAATACAACAACATCAAAAAAGCAACCGTGCAGAATAAAACTCCTGCAAAAGATGCAATTGCCAGCGGCGCTGTTGAAAAGCAGATCATACCGTCAATTGCATAGAGAAGCAATTTCCAAAGCGACCATTTTGTTTCGCCTGCGATCCGGTTGACATTTTCATATTCGATCCACTTTGTTTTGAAACCAACCCAACTGAAAATACCTTTCGAAAATCGTCCCACTTCTTGCAGGTTCAGAATGGCATTGACCATTTGACGCGTCATCAGCCTGAAATCCCTGGCCCCATCCACAATTTCAATTTTACTGATCAGATTAATCAGCTTATAAAACATGCGCGCGAAGAAACTGCGCAGCTTTGGTTCTCCTTTTCGCGTGACGCGTCTTGTTGCAACACAATCATAGCCTTCCTGCTCGATACCGGTAAGCATCTCTTTCAGAAGCGAGGGTGGATCCTGCAAA
This DNA window, taken from Negativicutes bacterium, encodes the following:
- a CDS encoding GtrA family protein — protein: MNYDIKKFINKYKTLIFYLFFGIITTFINLIIYHILYTIFTIPNIFSTAIAWIFAVIFAYLTNKLWVFNSKAVDGFTLKHEISTFFAARILTGILDVVIMYAAVDVLRMNATIWKLISNILVVILNYAASKLIIFRKK
- a CDS encoding glycosyltransferase family 2 protein, yielding MKKISVVIPCLNEEDSIPLFYEAFLKETKGMPVEFELIFIDDGSRDRSLEIMKSLSEKNGNVHYISFSRNFGKEAVMLAGMEAATGDYVAIMDVDLQDPPSLLKEMLTGIEQEGYDCVATRRVTRKGEPKLRSFFARMFYKLINLISKIEIVDGARDFRLMTRQMVNAILNLQEVGRFSKGIFSWVGFKTKWIEYENVNRIAGETKWSLWKLLLYAIDGMICFSTAPLAIASFAGVLFCTVAFLMLLYFFLKTIVFGDPVAGFPALVCIILFLGGVQLFCIGILGQYLSKTYMETKSRPIYIVKEQK